In the genome of Ensifer adhaerens, one region contains:
- a CDS encoding Cell division and transport-associated protein TolQ (TC 2.C.1.2.1), with protein MEQAALGAVSEVSLWSLFMQAGIVVKLVMLGLLSASVWTWAIVIDKVITFRKTRRQLDNFEQVFWSGQSLEELYRSLSERPAAGMSAIFVAAMREWKKSFERGARSPIGLQMRIDRAMDVTLSRESEYLEGRLGSLATIGSAAPFVGLFGTVVGIMTSFQSIAGSKTTNLAVVAPGIAEALLATAIGLVAAIPAVIAYNKLSGDAGKLTSRMEGFADEFSAILSRQIDEKLQSSRQAAQ; from the coding sequence ATGGAACAGGCAGCTTTGGGCGCAGTGAGCGAGGTCAGCCTCTGGTCTCTCTTCATGCAGGCAGGCATCGTCGTGAAACTGGTCATGCTCGGCCTTCTCTCGGCATCCGTCTGGACCTGGGCCATCGTCATCGACAAGGTGATCACCTTTCGCAAGACGCGTCGCCAGCTCGACAATTTCGAACAGGTGTTCTGGTCGGGTCAGTCGCTGGAAGAACTCTACCGCAGCCTCTCCGAGCGCCCTGCGGCCGGCATGAGCGCGATCTTCGTCGCCGCCATGCGCGAGTGGAAGAAGTCCTTCGAGCGTGGCGCGCGTTCGCCGATCGGCCTGCAGATGCGTATAGACCGCGCGATGGACGTCACGCTTTCGCGTGAGTCCGAATATCTGGAGGGGCGGCTTGGATCCCTCGCCACCATCGGTTCGGCGGCACCGTTCGTCGGTCTGTTCGGAACGGTTGTCGGTATCATGACCTCGTTCCAGTCGATCGCCGGCTCCAAGACGACGAACCTTGCGGTGGTTGCGCCGGGCATCGCCGAAGCGCTTCTCGCGACCGCCATCGGCCTCGTCGCCGCTATCCCGGCCGTTATCGCCTACAACAAGCTCTCGGGCGATGCCGGCAAGCTGACCTCGCGTATGGAAGGCTTCGCCGACGAGTTCTCGGCCATCCTTTCGCGTCAGATCGACGAGAAGCTGCAGTCCTCGCGCCAAGCCGCGCAATAA
- a CDS encoding biopolymer transport protein TolR encodes MGMAVSSGKGGGGGRRGGRRRGGKGGPIAEINVTPMVDVMLVLLIIFMVAAPLMTVGVPVDLPQTKAKEMNAETQPITISVNKDGAIYLQESPIQIDELIPKLQAISKTGYEERIFVRGDMNAGYGTVMQVMAAISAAGYKNIGLVTAQKQDK; translated from the coding sequence ATGGGTATGGCAGTCAGCTCAGGCAAGGGCGGTGGCGGCGGACGCAGGGGTGGACGTCGCCGCGGCGGCAAGGGCGGCCCGATCGCTGAAATCAACGTCACGCCGATGGTAGACGTCATGCTCGTGCTGCTCATCATTTTCATGGTGGCGGCACCTCTAATGACGGTTGGCGTGCCGGTCGACCTGCCGCAGACCAAGGCCAAGGAAATGAACGCGGAGACGCAGCCGATCACCATTTCGGTCAACAAGGACGGCGCAATCTATCTGCAGGAATCGCCGATCCAGATCGATGAGCTGATCCCGAAACTGCAGGCGATTTCGAAGACGGGCTATGAAGAGCGCATCTTCGTGCGCGGCGACATGAATGCCGGCTACGGCACGGTCATGCAGGTCATGGCTGCCATTTCGGCCGCCGGCTACAAGAATATCGGCCTCGTGACGGCCCAGAAGCAGGACAAGTAA
- a CDS encoding TolB protein, which produces MKSMIIRTLFMMGALFALAASPAHAVVEININKGNVTPLPIAITDFLAKDGVGKQISDVVAADLKRSGLFAPIDSKAFIEKITNPNAAPRFQDWRTINAQALVTGQVVKEGDGRLRAEFRLWDTFAGQQMIGQQYFTQPENYRRVAHIIADAIYEKITGEKGYFDTRIVFVAESGPKTARKRQLAIMDQDGYNVRSITNSNDIVLTPRFSPNHQEITYMSFEGNQPRVYLLQLETGQREVVGNFPGMTFSPRFSPDGQRVIMSLEEGGNANIFTMDLRSRTTTRLTSTAAIDTSPSYSPDGKQVTFESDRGGSQQIYVMNADGSNQHRISHGDGSYSTPVWSPRGDLIAFTKQAGGKFSIGVMKPDGSGERILTTNFHNEGPTWAPNGRVIMFFRQNAGEAGPHLYSIDLSGYNEQMIPTPAFGSDPAWSPLLD; this is translated from the coding sequence ATGAAAAGCATGATAATCCGGACACTGTTCATGATGGGGGCGCTGTTTGCGCTCGCGGCCAGCCCCGCCCATGCCGTCGTTGAAATCAACATCAACAAGGGCAACGTGACGCCGCTGCCGATCGCCATCACCGATTTCCTGGCGAAGGACGGCGTGGGCAAGCAGATTTCCGACGTCGTCGCTGCGGACCTGAAGCGCTCTGGCCTGTTCGCGCCCATCGACAGCAAGGCCTTCATCGAGAAGATTACCAATCCGAATGCGGCGCCGCGCTTCCAGGACTGGCGCACCATCAATGCGCAGGCTCTCGTGACCGGTCAAGTGGTGAAGGAAGGCGACGGGCGTCTTCGTGCCGAGTTCCGCCTCTGGGATACGTTCGCGGGCCAGCAGATGATCGGCCAGCAATATTTCACGCAGCCGGAAAACTATCGCCGCGTCGCCCACATCATCGCCGATGCGATCTATGAAAAGATCACCGGCGAGAAAGGCTATTTCGACACGCGCATCGTTTTCGTCGCCGAAAGCGGTCCGAAGACTGCCCGCAAGCGCCAGCTCGCGATCATGGACCAGGACGGCTACAATGTCCGCTCGATCACCAATTCCAATGATATCGTGCTGACGCCGCGCTTTTCCCCGAACCATCAGGAAATCACCTACATGTCGTTCGAAGGCAACCAGCCGCGGGTTTACCTGCTGCAGCTGGAAACCGGACAGCGCGAAGTGGTCGGCAATTTCCCGGGCATGACCTTCTCGCCGCGCTTTTCGCCCGATGGCCAGCGGGTCATCATGAGCCTGGAAGAGGGTGGCAACGCCAATATATTCACGATGGATCTGCGCTCGCGCACCACGACGCGCCTGACCTCGACGGCCGCCATCGACACGTCGCCTTCCTATTCGCCGGACGGTAAGCAGGTGACGTTCGAAAGCGACCGCGGCGGCAGTCAGCAGATCTATGTGATGAATGCCGACGGTTCCAACCAGCACCGCATCTCGCATGGTGACGGGTCCTACTCGACGCCGGTCTGGTCGCCGCGTGGCGATCTGATCGCCTTCACCAAGCAGGCTGGCGGCAAGTTCTCGATTGGTGTGATGAAGCCGGACGGCTCCGGCGAGCGCATCCTCACGACGAACTTCCACAATGAGGGACCGACCTGGGCGCCCAATGGCCGCGTCATCATGTTCTTCCGCCAGAATGCCGGCGAAGCAGGTCCGCATCTCTACTCGATCGACCTTTCCGGTTACAACGAGCAGATGATCCCGACCCCTGCCTTTGGTTCAGACCCGGCCTGGTCACCGTTGCTGGATTGA
- a CDS encoding peptidoglycan-associated lipoprotein, which produces MSHISSLSAHGMQKLARNPVIIATFMALSLAGCASKKGLPNNASDLGLGANGVNGANATPGSSQDFTVNVGDRIFFDTDSSSIRADAQQTLDRQAQWLAKYPNYKITVEGHADERGTREYNLALGARRANATRDYLVSRGVPASRMRTISYGKERPVATCDDISCWSQNRRAVTVLGGPGM; this is translated from the coding sequence ATGAGCCACATTTCTAGCCTGAGCGCTCACGGCATGCAGAAGCTGGCGCGCAATCCCGTCATCATTGCCACCTTCATGGCGCTTTCGCTCGCGGGCTGCGCTTCCAAGAAGGGTCTGCCGAACAATGCCTCCGACCTCGGCCTTGGCGCGAACGGCGTCAACGGCGCGAACGCCACGCCGGGATCGAGCCAGGACTTCACGGTCAATGTCGGCGACCGCATCTTCTTCGACACCGATTCCTCCTCGATCCGCGCCGACGCCCAGCAGACGCTCGACCGTCAGGCCCAGTGGCTCGCCAAGTATCCGAACTACAAGATCACGGTTGAAGGCCATGCCGACGAACGCGGCACGCGCGAATACAACCTCGCGCTCGGCGCCCGCCGCGCCAACGCAACGCGCGACTACCTCGTCTCGCGTGGGGTTCCCGCCAGCCGCATGAGAACGATCTCCTACGGCAAGGAACGCCCGGTCGCTACCTGCGACGATATCTCCTGCTGGTCGCAGAACCGCCGCGCAGTCACCGTTCTCGGCGGCCCGGGCATGTAA
- a CDS encoding tol-pal system protein YbgF, which yields MKRLILAGAMAAVLAGATGAHAGTLGNWLQGRPAPQPSQAINVQASTAEVQIQQLQETVRQLTGRIEDMNYQVMQMQEQMRKTQEDNEFRFQQLEKKPTGKKTELETPAGSQTTQEAAAAAASDTSSTASGSPSDPKTVEQAASAPSAQIGEDSVGDTAGLSAAGQSAPVTDPTIANQTAAPNGQPPVNAPNEMANMKPGTLGSLIFNGDGKIVETTRNPMDNSADTLPGVKPGLPPASSGPRQPNAAGTKPMEQASIMPKESATGAAPTAEESYRQAYQSILSGNYLEAEKGFKSYLDTFPGSAKAPDASFWMGEAQYSQRHYNDAAKTFLNAFKNYGQSSKAPDILLKLGMSLAALDNKETACATFREIPKRYPKASRAVISKVASEQSRLSCPAG from the coding sequence ATGAAAAGACTGATTTTGGCTGGCGCGATGGCCGCTGTCCTTGCGGGGGCAACAGGCGCTCACGCCGGAACGTTGGGGAATTGGCTGCAGGGGCGGCCTGCGCCGCAGCCATCTCAAGCAATCAACGTGCAGGCTTCCACTGCCGAAGTGCAGATCCAGCAATTGCAGGAAACTGTTCGGCAGTTGACGGGTCGCATCGAGGACATGAACTATCAGGTCATGCAGATGCAGGAGCAAATGCGCAAGACCCAGGAAGACAACGAGTTCCGCTTCCAGCAGCTTGAGAAGAAGCCCACGGGCAAGAAGACCGAACTCGAAACGCCGGCTGGCTCGCAAACCACACAGGAGGCGGCCGCCGCGGCCGCTTCCGATACTTCTTCGACTGCCTCCGGCTCACCTTCCGACCCGAAGACTGTCGAGCAGGCGGCGTCAGCGCCTTCCGCACAGATCGGTGAAGACAGCGTCGGTGACACGGCCGGTCTTTCCGCTGCCGGTCAGTCTGCGCCCGTCACCGATCCGACCATTGCAAACCAGACTGCCGCGCCCAACGGACAACCGCCGGTCAACGCGCCGAACGAAATGGCCAACATGAAGCCCGGCACGCTCGGCAGTCTGATTTTCAATGGTGACGGCAAGATCGTCGAAACGACGCGCAATCCGATGGACAACTCCGCCGACACGCTTCCCGGCGTGAAGCCGGGTCTGCCGCCTGCGTCTTCGGGACCGCGTCAGCCGAATGCCGCGGGCACCAAGCCCATGGAGCAGGCTTCGATCATGCCGAAGGAATCCGCCACCGGTGCTGCGCCGACGGCGGAGGAGAGCTATCGTCAGGCCTATCAGTCCATTCTGAGCGGAAACTATCTGGAAGCCGAGAAGGGTTTCAAATCCTATCTCGACACGTTCCCGGGTAGCGCCAAGGCTCCCGACGCGTCGTTCTGGATGGGCGAGGCCCAATATTCGCAACGCCATTACAACGACGCCGCAAAGACCTTCCTGAACGCCTTCAAGAACTACGGTCAGTCGTCCAAGGCGCCCGATATCCTGCTGAAGCTCGGCATGTCTCTGGCGGCTCTCGACAACAAGGAGACCGCCTGTGCGACGTTCCGCGAGATTCCCAAGCGTTATCCCAAAGCCTCCAGGGCCGTGATCAGCAAGGTTGCGTCCGAACAGTCCCGCCTTTCATGCCCGGCGGGCTGA